The genomic window GCCAAATCGGGGTGTTTCAGTATCGGATCCCCTACTTGTGAACCTGGACCGGGCACGAAATTGATTACACCCGGGGGTAGTCCTGCTTCCATAAGAACTTTCATGACATGATAGCTTGTGTAGACCGCTGATGAGGCAGGTTTCCAGATAACTACATTGCCCATCAACGCAGGGGCTGTAGGAAGGTTGCCCATGATGCTCAAGAAATTGAACGGCGTTACTGCAAAAACAAAACCTTCTAGGGGTCGGTATTCCATCCGATTCCATTCTTGTGGTCCTGAAGTAACCTGCGTTCTATAGATGTCCTGCATAAAATATGCGTTAAACCTAAGAAAATCTGGGAGCTCATTTGCACCATCGATTTCCGCTTGATAAATGGTTTTGCTGAGCCCAAGCATAGCTGCTGCATTTACCGTAGACCTGTATGGTCCTGCTAGCAGATCCGCCGCTTTCAAGAATATGGCTGCTCTGTCATACCATGGGGTTTCACCCCAAGATTCTCTGGCATCAAGGGCGGCATCGATAGCCTGATGAACTTCCTTCTCGCCTGCATTATGAAATTCTCCGAGAACATGATTATGCTTGTGAGGCATGACTGCCTTCTTGACATCTCCAGTACGTACTTCTTCCCCTCCAATAATGAGCGGAATCTCAATCTTTTCGGAACGCATTTCTTTCAGTTTAGCCTTTAGTTCAGCTCGTTCTTTGCTTTCTGGTAGATAGCTTAGTGTAGGCTCGTTTTCAGGACGCGGAATCTCGAATTTTGTACCGACCATGATTTATGCCACCTTCTTATGGTTAATGACCTTTAACTATTGTTAATGCTATCTTAGAAATTAATAAACTTTCAGTTTTTGAAACACAAACCAGTATCCTTTGCAAATCCTAGCTCTATTTTGGAAAAGCAACTACAACCGATTCGGTTAGTGGGATGACTCTGAGATATGGGTTGCTCTCGTGATCTACCCTATCAATTATCGTTCCGCCAAATGATTTCGCCATTGAAATCGAAAATCTGTGGGGTACGAAAACAAGTAGTTCCTCAGGCAAATGTCTGAGAGCTATTTCAAGCTGATGCTGGTTTGTTGAGGTTCCAACTTCAAGCGTGACACGACCGTAGGCGGAAGGTATTTCTGAGACTAGCATTGGTTCTCTAGAATCATACCAGCGGTCAGTGATAGACGGAAAGACCAGTAGATTCCCATCCTGCTCAGAAAGCAACATAGTTTGTACAAGAAGAATCAAATCCGCTGCTGCACAGATACTCCCATCCGGGGAAAGTGGATATTCGGTTCCTTCCTTGGTAATTGTGTTTGGAACCTGGTGAAATGAGTTCGTCTCTGAGACAACTCTGTCCAAGATTTTCATTACTGTTGCACTTCTTTTTCGGTATGCATAGTATGATGCAATTCTTAGCAAATGATTGCCAAGTGCTCCTTCAGACTTGTGCTGGCATCTCTCCAGATTCAGGATTTTTTGAAGTTGAGAATTCATGATATTGTCTATTGCATCTAAATCGAAACAGTCCGGTTTCACGAGTGCGATATCAGCAGCAGCTTTCGTTATCCAGTATAGGTCAATTTCAGAATGGTTGTTTTCACTCTCTTGTTCTTTCTTCAGGAGTGCCAGGTTCTCTGCAAGGTAATTCTGTAGACGCGTTGCGTGATCTTGGATTTCTTGGGCTTTCTCTCCATTTTTGGTATACTTTGCTATCTCATGAAGCACAGCCCAGCCCCAAAATGCTTTGTGAATCTCCTCAAACGAAGCAGCTTTAGTCTGCGGCTTTTCTTCTGCATGGGCATCTTCCGATATCCCGTCTTGGCGAACATCTAATGGACTTGGAATTTCTTCTCTTGTCAGTATCCTGTAGACCTGACTGGTTAGTTCTCGGAGACTATCTTCTGGAATGGACGGTTGTTGATAGACTGCAACTTTGAGGATTGACCAGATAAGTGAAGCATCAAGTGTGTCCGTTTCTCTGATGGTGGAAATAGTTGACTTTGTGACATCTCTTACGATTTCGTCAATTGAAGTTCCAGGATTCATTCGTGCAAAAGCAAGCATTGCTCTGGCTTTTTCACTATCCATTAGAACCGAAGATTTTGGCTTTTCGCTGGAGAGAAGTGTAGAATAGATCTGTATGGCAATCCTTGCTTTTGCTTCGCCAAGTGCAAGGTTGAGATTGTCGTCAGGGACCTCATCGACACTTGTAGATGAATGAAACTCAAACCATCGTCTTACTGTATCTTTTCTAATGGTTTCGTCCAACACGAACTGTGAAGTCTGAGCATCTGAGTTATTCCTCAATGGAGATGCGAAGTAAAAAATCCTTTTTCCAGCCGGCTCCAGTTCTATATCATACCGTAGAAGTGCTGTAGCCAACCCGGATTCAGCTGAGATTGTGTCATCTATTCTGTTTTCTTTGTTTCGGAGATATTTGTCTATTTCGTAACTATCAGCCGTGGTGAGCATAACAGATGTGGGTGGTTCATTATACACTAATGCTGCCATGTTGTTTACGAAGAGGATGTTGTTGGATTCGTCCAATCTAATGTGTTCAATGGGGTCTATGCCCTTCGATGTAATGGGTGCAAGATGTACATAGAAGGTGAATTCAGTTTCTTCAAGTGAATGGTTTTGAAGCTGGATCTCGTTGTAGATAGCTTCCTCATTATAGGAGTGATACACCAAACGTTGGTAGTCTACCGCCTCATATCTTTCCTCAAAATGATAGACTTGATCGGAAGTGGAAAGCAGCTCAAGCATCGGTCTTTCACTATTACCGAGAACCAGATCTCCCCGTTTTTTTGGAACCAGTACATTCATTGAGCCAGCTCCCGACAGGGTTGAAACTAGTCCGAGGGCATCACAAACGCCATAATGCTTTCCTCCCGGGCTCCCAATGACTGATCTATCTATCTCAAAAAGCCGCTTTTCATTATCGTATGTAGCTGATTCGAAAAACCTCCATTCGGGAAGTGTCCACATTTCGGCCTCATCGAGGATTTTGGTGTTGAGCAATTGCCGTAGTGTCTCTGGTTCTATGTTTTCCCTTGGTTCCCGGATGTCAATTTCGTGCTTGTTGGCTACGCGAAACAGGCGTTCGGTTACCTCGCAATCTTCATTAATCACACACTATACCTCCGATCCTCGTCTGAGGTAAACTTGGCCGTACAACATTCTATCTCTCTTGTGGAGTACTTATGTTTACTTACTGTAAACACCATCTCATTTTTCTTGCAGCGCCTACATAGCAGCGTATAAAACCTTAATAGTCTCTGCCAAGGCCACCTATCAGTAAGAAGCGATAAGACTTTGATAGAACAATCCCAACTAGCATATTGAGGGGCTCATGAATGGCTGAAGTTGTCACAAAACCTTCTAGGCGTATAACAAATATGGTAGCCAAAGAACTTCGGCTGATTGTGAAAGACAAAGTTGCGTTGTTCTTAATTTTTCTCTTGCCAGCCGCTCTTATTGGAACATTATACTTTGTAACTGCAGAGAGTGGTATGGGTGGCATGCAGATGGGTGGAGACGATTCTGGTGACTCAGATGATGCCATGAATGAGACAGCTGATTCCGATGTCACCCTAGGAATCATTGATTTGGACACCACTCGCACCTACGAAGGTGAAGACCTCTCAGAGAATTTCACTGCATATTTACGCAATTTCACTGGAACATTAATCGAGTATAATGACTCAGATGCTGCTTTCGAGGATTTGTATCAAAAGGAGATTATAGGTTATGTTGTGATTCCAGATGGATTCGAAGCGAACCTAACGATTAATGAGCCAACATTTGTAGAAGTTCATACAGACGCAACCGAACTAATTGACCAGTCAACTGTTCAGGGCATTGTTCAGGGAGCCATAATTTCATTCCGCGCATCTCATATGTGGATTCGCTCGGAGGTCTTTCCGTCTATGACTATCGAGTTCACTCCTGACGGTGGCTATGTTGAGAGCCAGTTTGGTGGTTTTATCGTAATCTTTTCGAGCTATCTTGGGATAGCAATGACCTCTGCACAGTCTATTGTTGGCGATATCCCCCTCCGACGGATGCTACTCACGCCCACTAACAGGCTTGAGGTAATACTGGCGAAAGTAGCAGGTTATCTTGTTATTGGTTTCTTCCAGTCACTATTACTCATTACATTGTGGATTGTGGTCTTCGGACTGAATCTCAACACAGGTTTCTTGTCATTAGTGCTAATTATGAGTCTCATATCGCTTACAGGCTCAGCTACTGGTATTCTCATATCTGCTGTGGCGTCTTCACGTCTCCAAGCCAACCAAATGTTTCTCTTTGTTCTTTTTGGAACTCTCATTCTTGCTGGCTTTTTCATTGACGTTGGTGTTCTGGATGAAATCTTGCCCATGAATCAGGGTTTGGACTTGCTTATAAGCACAGCATTCAAAGGATTGAGTATATTCGAGGTGTGGCTCCCGATTCTTAAGCTACTTGGCTTTTCGGTGCTAGCCATTTTGGCAGCAACTGTAATTTTCTCTAAGAAGCCAACTCTCGGTTAGGTGGTAGACATGACAAGCAATACAATACAAGACACAGAGGCGAGCGAAAAACCATCATTCGTTGAGGAGGCTTTCTTCTCCGGAGCCAGAATGAACGAAGTACTGGATTGGTGTCTTGCACGTAAAGACCGGGAGCTTCATTGTGATGTCCAAGGGAAACTCACTTCCACGGACGAGAACGTACGGGTGCGTGGCAGAATCCTCGATATCAAGAAGGGGGTTATCACCCGCCGTTTGGCTGTTCTTGTGGAGGAAGATTTGAGTCGAGAAAGCCATGGAGATATCGACAAGGTGGTGACTATTGGTGGGCAAGGATCTTCACAAGAAGATATTGCAGCAACACAACTCACCCTTCAGAATTATTTGAAGCGTGACCTGTACGATGATTTCTTTTACGAAGGTAGCGAGCTTCAACAGGCAGTTAAGGATTTGGAGAAAATACTGGGTAGTCAAGATGTGACATGTACTGTCTGGGGCAAAAGGGTTTCAGATAAGTTGCCTATCATGATTCGGGGTAGCTTGGTGGGGGCCTCAACACAGCCAGCTCCAATTCTACCTGAAGGATTCCTTGAAGTTCGAGTTGCGCCAGAAACCTCGGTTGGTGACCCACAAATATTCCTTGTAACCCAGCCGCAATTCCTAATTGGTCCCCGTTCAGATCCGGATCTCACTATTCTGGCTGATAAGATCTATGTCCAGCCATTTGCTTGGAAACAGGCCCCTGCCTACAGAAATGTCCTTGAAGCAAGGAATCTCACAGTTACAGTCAAGAGCGGCAAGAAAATAATTGAGAATGTCACATTTTCAATGAACGAAGGTGAGATGCTTGCCATTATTGGCGAGTCAGGCGCTGGCAAGTCTACCTGTATCAAAGCTCTCATCGGAGACATTCCCAGTACCGGTGTAGCTCGGATTGCTGGGATAGATTCACGACAAACACGAAAGGTTCGGCATTTCTTCGGCTACTGCCCACAGGACCTCAGCTATATGTACGAAACATTCACTCCGCTTGAAAATATCATTGCGTTTGGCAAGCAGTATGATATTCCCGAATGGCAACTAATCAAAAGAGGAAAAACTCTGCTCAAAGACTTCGGCATTCTAGAGAAAGGGAACGAACCAGTTGGAGAACTTAGTGGTGGTCAACAACGAAGAGTTTCGATAGCCATAGCCCTTGTACACCGGCCCAAGGTCCTGCTAATGGATGAACCAACGAGTGGGTTGGATCCGGATAATCGCAATGATCTATGGCATTTTCTCGATTATGTAAATCAAGAATACGGTACATCCATTGTTGTTGTCACACATTATCCTTCGGAAGGTGAGTTTTGCGACAAGGTTGCAGTCTTCATGCGAGGCAAGAGCTTGGTTGCATTTGGTAGTCCCGCCAAACTAAAACAATCTATGCCCTCACGAGGTTTCTCAGTGGGTGTGGTTTTGGAAGATGTAGATCCACGAGCTCGGCCTACATTGGAGGATGTAGAAGGGGTCAGTTTCGTTCTCCAAAGAGGAGAATTGCTCAAAGCCTTCACCGATGAACCATTGCAAGTGGTTGCTGAACGGTGCGTCAAGGCATTGGAAGAGACTGATATTCCAGTGAAAATCGTAAAGACCAAGTCTGTCGCGGATATGGTGGATTACTACATCGCTATAACACGAGGTTTGATTGCAGGCACTATTGAGAAGTGATGAGATGGTTCGAGCTAGGAATAGAACTTCGACTATGTCAAGACGCATAGCCATTTGCATACTTGTTTTCATGCTCTTTTCTGCATTTAGCGGTACCACCGCATTTCCAACCAGAAACAGAGATTCGACCAATCAACCGACGAAGATTCAGGGCAAGCTCGTAAATAAGACGGAAAGTAATGAGCAATTGGATGTCCTTGTACAATATGACACAGATGCGAGCAGGCATAAGGCTGCCCAAGCAATCAAGGCTGTTGATTCTCATGCAGAGATTGTAGAAGCTTTTGAGGATTTGGGACTTCTCCGTGTGAAGTTGGTTGGAAGTTCTCTGCGGCATTTATCCCGTAGCAACCTCATAACCAAAATTTGGTCGAACGAACCTCAGAATCTTACAGCTAGATTTGATTTTTCCAGTATGCCTTCTAGTTCTGAATACAGCTCTCCTGTCAACCTGACTG from Candidatus Lokiarchaeota archaeon includes these protein-coding regions:
- a CDS encoding ABC transporter permease subunit, whose amino-acid sequence is MAEVVTKPSRRITNMVAKELRLIVKDKVALFLIFLLPAALIGTLYFVTAESGMGGMQMGGDDSGDSDDAMNETADSDVTLGIIDLDTTRTYEGEDLSENFTAYLRNFTGTLIEYNDSDAAFEDLYQKEIIGYVVIPDGFEANLTINEPTFVEVHTDATELIDQSTVQGIVQGAIISFRASHMWIRSEVFPSMTIEFTPDGGYVESQFGGFIVIFSSYLGIAMTSAQSIVGDIPLRRMLLTPTNRLEVILAKVAGYLVIGFFQSLLLITLWIVVFGLNLNTGFLSLVLIMSLISLTGSATGILISAVASSRLQANQMFLFVLFGTLILAGFFIDVGVLDEILPMNQGLDLLISTAFKGLSIFEVWLPILKLLGFSVLAILAATVIFSKKPTLG
- a CDS encoding ATP-binding cassette domain-containing protein, whose protein sequence is MTSNTIQDTEASEKPSFVEEAFFSGARMNEVLDWCLARKDRELHCDVQGKLTSTDENVRVRGRILDIKKGVITRRLAVLVEEDLSRESHGDIDKVVTIGGQGSSQEDIAATQLTLQNYLKRDLYDDFFYEGSELQQAVKDLEKILGSQDVTCTVWGKRVSDKLPIMIRGSLVGASTQPAPILPEGFLEVRVAPETSVGDPQIFLVTQPQFLIGPRSDPDLTILADKIYVQPFAWKQAPAYRNVLEARNLTVTVKSGKKIIENVTFSMNEGEMLAIIGESGAGKSTCIKALIGDIPSTGVARIAGIDSRQTRKVRHFFGYCPQDLSYMYETFTPLENIIAFGKQYDIPEWQLIKRGKTLLKDFGILEKGNEPVGELSGGQQRRVSIAIALVHRPKVLLMDEPTSGLDPDNRNDLWHFLDYVNQEYGTSIVVVTHYPSEGEFCDKVAVFMRGKSLVAFGSPAKLKQSMPSRGFSVGVVLEDVDPRARPTLEDVEGVSFVLQRGELLKAFTDEPLQVVAERCVKALEETDIPVKIVKTKSVADMVDYYIAITRGLIAGTIEK